The Catenuloplanes niger genome includes a window with the following:
- a CDS encoding thiopeptide-type bacteriocin biosynthesis protein, translated as MSTYHLTATPLADTVQRVLAGTPLPEAAASTGVSTADLADAVDIYQAAGRAALQHHTGHRWYQVRIAFPDWAAAEHAVAHQLGPRLDELYHQDAIGGWWFLRKHPQWRLRFADPDITAVHRILDDFTATGGASRWWPTVYEPETTAFGGPTGIAVAHELFCADSRGVLHYLRQPRQPLGRRELSLLLLGGFLHAAGLDWFERGDAFAKVAQLRPTAEADDGRLAMLADNVRALLAVPDTAHALFQPGGAAHHAALWHTAHTNAGQQLAAAAANGTLDRGIRAITAHIVIFHWNRLGLSATTQGILARAATAAFLPRS; from the coding sequence ATGTCTACTTATCACCTGACCGCCACACCGCTGGCCGACACCGTCCAACGCGTCCTCGCCGGCACCCCACTGCCAGAGGCCGCCGCCTCGACCGGAGTCAGCACAGCCGATCTCGCCGACGCCGTCGACATCTACCAGGCAGCCGGACGTGCCGCGCTCCAGCACCACACCGGCCACCGCTGGTATCAGGTACGCATCGCATTCCCCGACTGGGCCGCCGCAGAACACGCCGTAGCCCACCAACTCGGGCCCCGCCTGGACGAGCTGTACCACCAGGACGCGATCGGCGGATGGTGGTTCCTGCGCAAACACCCGCAATGGCGCCTCCGGTTCGCCGACCCCGACATCACCGCCGTCCACCGCATCCTTGACGACTTCACCGCCACCGGCGGCGCGAGCCGCTGGTGGCCCACCGTCTACGAACCAGAGACCACCGCGTTCGGCGGCCCTACCGGCATCGCCGTCGCCCACGAACTCTTCTGCGCCGACAGCCGAGGTGTCCTGCACTACCTCCGTCAACCACGGCAGCCCTTGGGCCGCCGGGAGCTGTCGCTTCTCCTGCTCGGTGGATTCCTCCACGCCGCCGGCCTGGACTGGTTCGAACGCGGTGACGCCTTCGCGAAAGTCGCCCAGCTACGTCCGACCGCGGAAGCCGACGACGGCAGGCTCGCCATGCTGGCCGACAACGTACGCGCGCTACTCGCCGTCCCTGACACCGCACACGCCCTGTTCCAACCCGGCGGCGCCGCGCACCACGCCGCACTCTGGCATACCGCGCACACCAACGCCGGCCAGCAACTCGCGGCCGCAGCGGCGAACGGCACGCTCGACCGCGGGATACGCGCCATCACCGCCCACATCGTCATCTTTCACTGGAACCGACTCGGGCTCTCCGCCACCACGCAAGGCATCCTCGCGCGTGCGGCCACCGCGGCGTTCCTCCCCCGGAGTTAG
- a CDS encoding protein-L-isoaspartate O-methyltransferase family protein gives MTALDDAFDAVPALAYTHHPRWGETVHRSDPAAIRRDITSLEVRPGDRVLEIGTGSGYSSAILASLCGPHGRVTSIDISDELIARATAIHREHDIRGLELHVADGLAGYPSAASYHRMVAWCAPPRLPQTWVNQVEDGGRIVACLPITALPSTTLIATITVRDGRPHLLDVTGGGYAQSTATAVDDALTIPGRWVDYCDHQQDPSWISIAWRDDDPQRTGARAALDRLLHAGHTKAYHDMSTAWRSWTAYTAAIGDRHLSLVSLRNRIRGIGHTTLNSAAVILADGTIIADTPHSPSLKVLRTWLDRWETADRPDAGSFPTTLMPYHGSDLAGWDLRVSLPPFDDQY, from the coding sequence GTGACTGCACTCGATGACGCCTTCGATGCCGTACCGGCGCTCGCCTACACCCACCATCCGCGATGGGGAGAAACGGTACACCGCTCGGACCCTGCGGCGATCCGCCGCGACATCACCTCCTTGGAGGTACGGCCCGGCGACCGGGTCCTGGAGATCGGCACGGGCTCTGGGTACAGCAGCGCCATCCTCGCGAGCCTATGCGGACCCCACGGCCGGGTCACCAGCATCGACATCAGCGACGAGCTCATCGCCCGCGCCACGGCGATCCACCGGGAGCACGACATCCGCGGCCTCGAACTCCACGTCGCCGACGGCCTCGCCGGCTATCCGTCTGCCGCGAGCTACCACCGCATGGTGGCCTGGTGCGCGCCGCCCCGACTACCCCAGACGTGGGTAAACCAGGTGGAGGATGGTGGACGGATCGTCGCCTGCTTGCCGATCACCGCGCTGCCGTCCACCACGCTGATCGCCACCATCACCGTTCGGGATGGGCGGCCCCATCTGTTGGACGTCACCGGGGGCGGCTACGCGCAGAGCACCGCGACCGCGGTCGACGACGCGCTGACTATCCCCGGCCGCTGGGTCGACTACTGCGACCACCAGCAGGACCCGTCCTGGATCTCCATTGCCTGGCGCGACGACGACCCACAGCGCACCGGCGCCCGCGCTGCCCTCGACCGGCTTCTCCACGCCGGGCACACCAAGGCCTATCACGATATGTCGACGGCATGGCGATCGTGGACCGCGTACACGGCCGCGATCGGCGACCGGCACCTCAGCCTCGTGTCGCTACGGAACCGCATCCGCGGGATCGGACACACCACCCTCAACTCGGCCGCCGTGATCCTGGCCGACGGCACCATCATCGCCGACACCCCGCACTCCCCGTCCCTGAAAGTCCTACGGACCTGGCTGGACCGGTGGGAGACAGCCGACCGCCCGGACGCCGGCTCGTTCCCCACCACGCTCATGCCGTACCACGGGTCGGACCTCGCCGGCTGGGACCTACGCGTCAGCCTTCCCCCATTTGACGACCAATATTGA